The DNA segment TGAACTCTGGGAGAATTTCGGCCCCTGACCTGGTACCATTTCCTTCTTATATTTTATGATCCATCAGCAAATAATGATtctctgttttcagatctactatTATTACATATATTGCATAGATAGTTGAGGTAAATAAGTAAAGTGTTGAGTGAAAATATTCTTGTTTTGTTTAATGTCAGTGGTAAAATGCGGTTATTATAAGTTTTACTACTACTTTAATACCAgtgcaggggtgggcaacctgtggctccggggccacatttcactcttgggcccttttcaaggggctccatgtggctttgtcaaaaacatatggaaatgaataagagttacattttatacattttgctGTTCCTGTCAcaaccataaagtcattctgatgttatgcaaatgtaaaaatgtagacaacactccaaacagattttttaaaaaaaatagtagtaatagaagtagactactttttatttcacggcactgaaggtattcatctgtattcttcattgcaaagaaagccttcacataTAAGtccacaataataacaaatgtcaccaTTTTGTCTActgtagttctgtaatttctttgtatttctgtaaatgcaccaaaactttgATTCATTCTCAACGTGTTCCATACAAACTAATCCttaagagcttcttaaacagtcaccactttgaggtaaaacatgTACAGATATCTTaaggctccagacagttttgtttttctattttatcctaaaatggctctttggaatgcaaaggttgccgacccatgtACTAGTGCTTTGACCTGTGgagaaccatgggttctagaccctctgatccagttcattcctttactttctttacttttttggaaaatttcactggcattttcagttgaataacctctcagctgccATGTCTGCTTCTGCACATGACATTTGACaccatggccctattgtttatctgttgctaggtaacttacttcagtgatgattctttgattctgggcatagctacatgattttaaggctattgtattccaaagttactaatatttcccaaaatattggtcctatcaacttgctgttttcactagtctcttccttgacccaaaatacataagtataccaaactgcagcagtcagcgctttctggattttgtgtaatgcctgagacacacacacagtccacttcccttttataacatAGATCATTCCCATCTGTTTTACTGTCCATAGTCAGggttacattttatttatgatgTTTAGCTGTTAAAATGTTCAACTTTACACTTGAGTCTTTGGACCACCACTGAATGAGATTTCATTTTCCTCCATTTTGCCCCTTCCTTGTTTTATTAAGTATATGCCGCACTTTGTGTTGGACATTTTCCAAAATCACCCCGGCTTCCCAGGCCTCTTTCTGGCCTGTGCGTACAGTGGGACTCTGAGGTATTTTAATCTTGATCTATTACCATCTATAACTTAAAGCACTTTCCACATAATAGAACATGTAATTCATAATGACATACAAGACAGCATAATGATAAGATGCATTAGAAACTGTCCATTACATCTGTAGCAGACAAAAATTGTGTGTGTTCTGCATATTGATGAATTACTGGATTTGATCTCTgattttatatcctcctgagattcagcaatgatttttttgtttcacagctttatttaacccttaaagaccaagaaGAATCTCTGTAGGAAAGGTTTGACTTACATGTTTCAGGATAACAAATGGAGTTTTTCCACATTAAaactttcccaagtgatttttcattatttattatgataatatcatctgcattttcactgaaaatcagatattttccaaaaTCTAATTTACTGaccttttacatgtttatatactgtatgttaggAGAAAATTTAAACGTTATTACATcagaccagagaaaactgaagcaaaagtgattttttttttttcagcttaatATACCATTAACTTAAAAACAGTATCTTCACCCACAGGTAGTTGTCTAACTATACTGGTTTTCTAGAAGAATGATGGAACATGAGAACATGATGGTGCTCTCATattaactacaaagcctctgaatgtccaaacaagACACATGTGATGCTGTTAAAAACCttagaaaatacattttatctGAATTGGTAAGAATGGTCATAGAGCTATAGGTTCAAAAGTTATTGAACCTTTTACAACTGTAgatgtttttaataataataatagattaaatTTCTATAgcttttcaaggcactcaaagtgttttacattattcattcactctctggtggtggtaaactatgatTGTAACCACAGCTGACGGAAGCACAGCTGCCAATTGGCCCCCTCCAGTcatcaccaaacattcatacaccagtgtgacaTACGAGTGACGCTGGAGGCAAGGTGgttaaagtgtcttgcccaaggacactacagtacatggacagagcaggattggaACTAACCCTTCagttcggttattggacaacctgctctacctcctgagccatgaccACCCTATTTTAAACAGGAAGTTTTGGTctgttattgttaaaaaaaaaaaaaaaaaagtatcagacAAGATGTTTGTGTCGTGCTATGTTCACCCAAGACAATTAAAACAGCAGAAACttttattttcctgggtctcaggaggatatcacacTATCCATAATGGGTCATATAACACAACACTGTTACTCATTCACAAAACAATATGATTATGAACCCTTTCATTCTCAGCTTCTTACATAATAAAAAGACACTCAGATGTTTTACAATAACCAACAATAACCAGTAaccagttttcttcttcccagcaCTGCTTCCACCAGTATCAACGCGATGGCAGCAGTGACAATGGAGGATCTGCTCCGGCCTCATCTGCTCCAAATGACTCCAAAGAAACTGATCCTTCTTTCCAAAGGACTGTGTAGGTGCACTGGCACATATTTAATTCTCAAATTAAGCCGGTTTACTGGTGTCAACTGTACCTTTTGGAGCAGAAATTAGTTCTTCAGTTCAAACATTGTAGAGGTGTATACAGTATATTAACAAtatacccataaagacccaaacacacaccatcgacccaaaccatctgctgatctaaactgtttagctgttgatccactaaccctataattacatgtaaatatttggtgtaaaatacagtttttcatcttttcatgatcatcagatatgacccatttggacattcagaggctccgtagtgaacgcagaaacaccatcctcttctgcaatattgattcaccagtaaaacccattggttgggtcaatgacagtggacggacaaacttgtttttatgtttagtcaatgaaatttttgctgaaaaagtagctttttcctatttttatttctgatttgatagaataacctttgaattcacttccaagctttaatgaacttctatgatcggtgaattaaatataggaaaatgcatgatttacactgaaaaaacagaaaataaggaGAATAATATTactaaaaatggtgataaatcctttaagaaaagttaaatagaaagaaaaaaaaaatcaatttgggaactgccacaagtaccacttggtctttatgggttaatgttcacAGTAGCATTTTATTGACAGCACAGCTCATGATATCATTGTCTTCTGTTCATCATCTTGAAGCCTTCCTCTATGGAGTTGGTTGCATCACTGTAGCTGCTCTCTCCTCCTTCCTGGACTGGGGCGTCCTCCAGGTATCACAACAGATAcatattaacttatttttctaaattataTTCAATGTAATGTCCTCCGCAGTAACTGTCAAAGTGGTCCTCCCCTCATGTGTAATGTAAAAGGAGCACCATAAGCTCAAACAACACACAAATAGAGTATAACGTTGTCTGTTTTGTCTCCTCAGGGGTCGTTCACTGTTATGGGTGTGGTCAGCGGTCCGTTATTGGGTGTGTTTATTCTGGGGATGTTTGTCCCAGCAACAAACAGGCTGGTAAGCTGTTTGATTCTCTTTGTGCACTGGTAGATTCCTGATGTTTGGtccaaaaaaaacatagaaaatcaTTTTAAAAGTAATATACAAAGAGCAGCATCTGGAAATTTGGTGAAAAAGATGGACATTTGGCTAAAAATGGGAATTCATGTTACtaagttttactcatatttgatccatgacaaatttatttatgtaatttcaCAACATCTGTAATGTGGCATCTGGAGAAGGGATGATTATTGACTAATCAAtcctttagatagatagatagatagatagatagatagatagatagatagatagatagatagatagatagatagatagatagatagatagatagatagatagatagatagatagatagatagatagatagatagatagatagattgattgattgattgattgatgtactttatttatcccaaactgggaaattacagtataGCAGCAACATGACACGCATTCAATAACAATATTATACTGTAGCAAACATAAGTacagacaaatgtaaatataaataaatatacatataattaatatacacatgtgcagtacaatttacagatcacagtaaaggcacaaaacacttacTAACAggaatgatattgttaaaattctgcttacttaagacatttcaggttgttcatatttgtttgtgttattcatattttttgtgaaatgatagttcataaatttagacattttcatgtaaaataaagaagaaaaacttgGAATTGACATCATTTATAGATTATGTGATGTTTGAGATtggattggtctgtatgtggcccctgaattaaaatgatcttGATATCCTTGACTgtttataatttcagtataacttttgcatttcccaaattcatcccacaggctgaactggacccttaggcgggcctggtttggctgtatgtttgacacctctgttttaCACACTTTATCTTCCAGGGGGCATATTCTGGATTATTAGTGGGCTTCTGTGTCTCTGTGTGGTTGGCTGTGGGTTCAACTCTTTACCCACCGAGTGAGAAGACCATGGGTGTCCTGCCCAGCTACACTGGAAAATGTGAATCCAGAAACAGCACCATGAACAGCAGCCCTGACCTGGACCAAAACTCCATCTCTGAATGGCTGCACCCCACAGATCAAGGGTCAGTGGGTTATAGAAGACTAGCACCGACACACACCTATCTTTCAAGTGTAATGATGGTTTAATTGTTTAACCCCATCCCCATCAGCTCCCACCGTGGTGATtactagtcttcctggggtccagaataaaaagactaaaattaaaaaaaacatacaattacaGATTGAATTTCATACAGAAACATTGCATAAAGAGTATCAAAAGGGTCAACCATTTTATTTGACCGTACATCTACAAAAGATCAAGTTAAGTTAAAATGGGATTTCATAGCAGACCAAGATTTCTGTCAAAAGGTAGTGAATAAAAATAGGACAGCATTTATTTATAGAAATGTCGACTGATTGAAAAAGGACTTACACACTTACCAACAAAGTGATACAGAATCAGACAGTGTGAATTTGTCTGAAATGTACTAATTGTTTTCATCTACCTTTCTCCTTCCAAAACTAGGGGGCTCCACAACTTCTACTCCATGTCCTACCTCTACTTCGGTGCCATGGCGACTAGTTCAGTCATACTAGTCGGGCTGATCGTGAGTTACGTAACAGGTAAGAAGAAAATACACCAGAGTCATAATCTACAGATGTGTTTGGTTAAAATGAGTCCAAAGTGCTGACTCACACTGTTTTCGGTTAAAACAATAAAGCACAATAAGTGTGGCAACACCTACGACAGAGCAGTAAAAGCTGGTAATGTGAGACTGCTTTGTCACTGTGTCATTGCAATCTGGTCACAAAGAGTAAATTAAAGGTCAAGTGTATAAGATTTACAGGAATTTAGGAGGCGTCAGCTGACACAAATTGAATATAATAGTCTTATTTCTGTATTCATTGGTTAAAAATCACCTGAAACTATGAATCACTATATTTTTGTTGCCTTAGAATGAGTCCTTTCTATGTAAAGAGGGAGCATGTTGTTGTTCCAGTCCACAGCAGCTCACAACAGACTTCctcttttaccttttttttatttaataggtGGAATCTAGTATCAAGATGTCTCACTGTCACCTGATATGTTTGAGAGTGAATCAGTGGAAAATTcccgttaacccataaagacccacaaagccactgttgaccaaaagcatctactcatctctaATGTTTGATACCTGATGAtgcacttatcctatcaatacatgtaaatacttggtgtaaaatacagtttgtcatcttttcatggtcatcaggttactgtggaaacaccgtcatcttctacaacattgattcaccagtaaaacctatggagtttgacaaataaatgcttatttttttatttagttaatgatatattttgctgaaaaagtcactttttcttcagttttctctgtttttatataataacctgtgaatttactctgagttttcatgaacatctacatgatcagtgagttaagtgtagggaaaaatacatgatttacactgaaaaatgcaaaatacataggattatattataataagtggtgataaatcacttaagaaaggttaaaaggaaagaaaaaatcatttgggagctccCATAAAATAGCACTGGTTCTTTTTGGGTTAAGGAGAAGAATAGGCACAAATATTTGCTTTTAAGAGGGACTTTCAGAACAAATGGTTCAATCGTCAACTTCTTCACTGGTTGTCACTTCTGCCCCATTTACACTAACATGGATGTTTTGCAAAACAGAATTTTTTTAATCGATGTCTGGGCCTTTTGTCCTCATATAAACTTTATTTTAGGTgacaaaaactgagattttttaaaaacacaagTGAGGATTTTTACAAACTCCAGTTTGAGTGTATGCATGTGAAAAGGGAAAATAGAGAGATTAGATAACGATGGCCTCACATCCCATTTTGTTCATGTCTGTTATTGCTTTGAGTCATGAATCTGCACCTGAaatatcaaatccaggtgtatggatcagtgtatgacctgcagtagatcaaggtCAGCATGGATACCTGTGGGACATGGACTGGACCAGTGTTATGGTGAAACccaaaaatattgacaataataatagaaataataataataataataataataataataataatattggtaCAAAGGAGGACCCAAAAGCAGAGCCACAGAATTAAgtcttttttcagtttatttgtcaagcaaacaaacaacagacagcGGACAGGCAGAAGGTGGGTCAGAGGCAGGCGGTGGGTTGAGAGCCGGGGAATCCAAATGAGACCAGTAGGACAAAGGCTGAAGATGTAGTCGGGGACGGAAAGTGGGTCAAATATCCAGGGCACAGACTGAGAGATGTGGTCAGGAGAAGGCTGGTCGTTACCGGGGACTGAAGACAGGCAGGTCAGGATCAGACAGAAGAAACCACTGGAGAGATAAACACAAAGGTAGAACAATCTGGCAActgaacagaggacagaaggGTGAATATACAGGCCTAGCCTAATGGGCTTCAGCTGAGCTGAACAGGTGAACAGAgttaactgatgaggaggtgtgactgtgagagtgAAGAGAAGGTGTggctgagagggagagagaaaaagaaagagagaaagagagagagaaagtagaCAGGGATGTGACAAATATAAGGAATACACTGAAGGTAACTGAGGATTAGAATTTAACTTGTTGCTGCTCACCTTcatgacaaattaaagtctttgtATCTGCTACGTCCAGTGTAATCCATGGTGTCCAACAGAAACGATGGTCTGTCAGTCCATGGAGAaagattttttgtaaaatgaaggtcgTGTGGACAGAATCTTTTTAATGAAATGTAGGAAGAAAGCAGGCATTTAGAAAAACTATCCATGTTAGTGTGAACAGGgtataaatattacacactgccCTTTTAAAATGAATATTATTTAGAAAATCACaacctaaaatgagttttacaatATGTACAGCATGCAACACCCTCTATCGTTATGAGCTCTTGATTTTAGACTGATATGTGGTAGTTAAATGCATTACACTGCATTaaaactgcagttttttttttctttgtgtgtaggACCAACAAAAAGAAGTCAAATCAAAGAGGGTCTGCTGTGGTGGGACCTGCATAAAATGAAAGACGTCCCATCAGACAGTGACGTAAATACTACAGTACAACACTCTCTTCACACTTTGCATTGACAACAGTGGTGGAAAATAATTTTTGACACCCCGTGCATTCAtgatatattacattaagaatcactgttaagttccattctccaaactcactggtcccttctgcacatgctctgttccatcaaggtcaaaactgggtgTTTTagtaagataatgaaacacatccagggcatgacatgctGAAAGtgacaagaattttttttcttttttttttcttgttaacagtaaaaaaaaatctgttgcatttgtttgtttggtgcaaccacatcttttgaaacacaaaaaggaTTTATcggcaaatatttcatgattatATTTGAGACTGTGTAAAATTtcaagggtgtccaaaaacttttttccactactgtataaaGGTTGTAAAGTACGTAGACACACACCAGCCTTTCTTTGTTTTCAGACTGGAACACTATGTGGGGTGTTTCCCTGCTCTCCGCTTAATGCATGCTGGGATAGATTTCAGCCTTCTATGAACCTGAAGAGGAGTAACAAGGTTAAGAAAAACACATGGATAAATATTGCAGTGAAATCCAAATGAGAGACATGACAGTAGTGTGTGTTTCATATTATACTCAGTTATCAGAAGATAAGTTTTCAGAGATTGAATTCACTAATGTTATATTAAATCATTTTTGTCTCTTTTACAGGGAGAAAATATGACAGATAAGTCCCAGATGGTGCCTTTGAGGAACCTGCGCAAAGATGAGGACTCAAAAGAACCTTCAGATGGGAACGTTACAGTATCGATGCTGAGCAAATGAAGGTTTTTATTTAAGAAAGAATAAATGACATGGCATTTTAGATCAAGAACTATAGTACAATGCTTCTACTTTTTGTCAAACTCTTCACGACTTTATTATTGAGTTTTGGAAGGTATACAGCATGTCCTCCCAAGGATTATCTGAGCTGTACTGCTGAAAGACTCTTTCACCAGGAAACTAATTGTGGTATGTTATGTAGCGATGCCCACCTGCACTTCAACCAGCGGCAGTCGACCTGTGACAGTTGATGAGATGAGCCTGGCCTGTCTCAACAGAAACATCTCCATAGTTTTGTTTCCTTGTTCCTCATTCCCAGCAGTGCCTTTTCATTATCTGATGCCAGAACAAACATGAAGATTGCAGAACAGAAGCCTGATGATGTCATAGGATCAACAACATGGCCTTGAAATATAACATACTTTCATTTCTTATCATTTTTCATTTGAGACTGTGGAAAAATGAACAGCGGGCTGGGCAGTGCTGCTGGATAAAGACTTAAATATGGACACGTAAAAGTTCACCATAAAAATGTCTAGAGAAGATGAAAAGAGGCCAGTTGGATAGTAATATCATGCAGGTGAAGTTGTTTCCTTGTTTccttcctctgttcatgtgttttgttCAACAAGCAACACTCCAGACagtccttttataaaaaaaaaataaa comes from the Sphaeramia orbicularis chromosome 4, fSphaOr1.1, whole genome shotgun sequence genome and includes:
- the slc5a5 gene encoding sodium/iodide cotransporter; the encoded protein is MEDSDSPTSGFCLADYAVFAVMLLVSMAIGIFQALKKNPTNTSADHFFTGGRSLPAVPVGLSLCASFMSAVQVLGVPAEASRYGFKFLYMCLGQSINSLLTALLFLPVFFRLGITSTNQYLRMRFGRGMQLLGSIQFIVATLLYTGIVIYAPALILNEATGLNMWVSLFSTGIICTLYTTLGGMKAVIWTDVFQIVVMLSGFVAIFIQGTVLVGGPALVVEIARNGSRINFNDFDFDPRKRYTFWSLSVGGALVWLSMYGVNQAQVQRYISCRTERAAQWALFVNQVGLCLIVSSAATCGIVMFAYYINCDPLNSGRISAPDLYMPHFVLDIFQNHPGFPGLFLACAYSGTLSTASTSINAMAAVTMEDLLRPHLLQMTPKKLILLSKGLSFLYGVGCITVAALSSFLDWGVLQGSFTVMGVVSGPLLGVFILGMFVPATNRLGAYSGLLVGFCVSVWLAVGSTLYPPSEKTMGVLPSYTGKCESRNSTMNSSPDLDQNSISEWLHPTDQGGLHNFYSMSYLYFGAMATSSVILVGLIVSYVTGPTKRSQIKEGLLWWDLHKMKDVPSDSDTGTLCGVFPCSPLNACWDRFQPSMNLKRSNKGENMTDKSQMVPLRNLRKDEDSKEPSDGNVTVSMLSK